The following are from one region of the Syngnathus acus chromosome 10, fSynAcu1.2, whole genome shotgun sequence genome:
- the tlx2 gene encoding T-cell leukemia homeobox protein 2 isoform X1 — protein MEHTGIEEVNQTHQQQQQQQHEPISFGIDQILNSSEQSQGGCMLPNRTGEPEYAALAAASNAVYGNGYGGVYNPACSMGLAGSYNVNMNMNVSMNMNVNVNSAAGAAGAGAGGVIRVPAHRPMPPPPPPPPNSAAGGAHQTPPGLGMGPMGNTNFTFPWMENSRRFAKDRLTGEQAEESRAREAVGGPGNGAAAAGPLCPLPKGDIGRVPVWSTVETLAKCYYPELAHLRDGNGLLADYSFPKGACPAALSPFSVTRRIGHPYQNRTPPKRKKPRTSFSRVQICELEKRFHRQKYLASAERATLAKALKMTDAQVKTWFQNRRTKWRRQTAEEREAERQQANRLMLQLQQEAFQKTLSQPLQPDPLCLHNSSLYALQNLQPWADDNKVTSVTSVASVL, from the exons ATGGAGCACACTGGCATTGAGGAGGTGAACCAAACTcaccagcagcaa cagcagcagcagcacgaaCCCATCAGTTTCGGCATCGACCAGATCCTCAACAGCTCGGAGCAGTCCCAGGGCGGATGCATGCTGCCCAACCGGACCGGAGAGCCCGAGTACGCCGCGCTGGCCGCCGCCTCCAACGCCGTCTACGGCAACGGCTACGGTGGTGTTTACAACCCGGCGTGTTCCATGGGCCTGGCCGGCTCCTACAATGTCAACATGAACATGAACGTCAGTATGAACATGAACGTCAACGTCAACTCGGCGGCGGGGGCGGCAGGGGCGGGGGCCGGCGGGGTGATCCGGGTGCCTGCGCACAGGCCcatgccgccgccaccgccccCGCCGCCCAACTCGGCTGCCGGCGGAGCCCACCAGACACCGCCCGGGCTCGGCATGGGGCCCATGGGTAATACCAATTTTACCTTCCCCTGGATGGAAAACAGTAGGAGGTTTGCCAAGGACAGACTAACAG GGGAGCAGGCAGAGGAGAGCCGAGCACGAGAGGCCGTGGGGGGGCCGGGAAACGGGGCTGCAGCAGCCGGGCCCCTCTGCCCTCTCCCCAAGGGGGACATCGGCAGGGTCCCTGTCTGGAGCACGGTGGAGACCTTAGCTAAATGCTATTACCCTGAGCTCGCGCACCTGCGAGACGGCAATGGCCTCCTTGCAGACTATTCTTTCCCAAAGGGGGCTTGCCCAG CTGCCCTGTCGCCCTTCTCCGTGACCCGTCGCATTGGCCACCCATACCAGAACCGCACGCCACCCAAGAGGAAAAAGCCCCGCACGTCCTTCAGCCGGGTACAAATCTGCGAGCTGGAGAAACGCTTCCACCGGCAGAAGTACCTGGCGTCGGCCGAACGCGCCACCCTGGCCAAGGCCCTCAAGATGACAGACGCTCAAGTCAAGACGTGGTTTCAGAACAGGCGGACAAAATGGCG GAGACAGACGGCGGAGGAACGGGAGGCCGAGAGGCAGCAGGCCAACCGGCTCATGCTTCAGCTCCAGCAGGAAGCCTTCCAGAAGACCCTGAGCCAGCCCCTGCAGCCCGATCCGCTCTGCCTGCACAACTCTTCCCTGTACGCCTTGCAGAACCTGCAGCCCTGGGCGGATGACAATAAGGTGACGTCCGTCACCTCCGTGGCATCTGTCTTGTGA
- the tlx2 gene encoding T-cell leukemia homeobox protein 2 isoform X2, translated as MEHTGIEEVNQTHQQQQQQQHEPISFGIDQILNSSEQSQGGCMLPNRTGEPEYAALAAASNAVYGNGYGGVYNPACSMGLAGSYNVNMNMNVSMNMNVNVNSAAGAAGAGAGGVIRVPAHRPMPPPPPPPPNSAAGGAHQTPPGLGMGPMGNTNFTFPWMENSRRFAKDRLTGEQAEESRAREAVGGPGNGAAAAGPLCPLPKGDIGRVPVWSTVETLAKCYYPELAHLRDGNGLLADYSFPKGACPAALSPFSVTRRIGHPYQNRTPPKRKKPRTSFSRVQICELEKRFHRQKYLASAERATLAKALKMTDAQVKTWFQNRRTKWRRQTAEEREAERQQANRLMLQLQQEAFQKTLSQPLQPDPLCLHNSSLYALQNLQPWADDNKLTV; from the exons ATGGAGCACACTGGCATTGAGGAGGTGAACCAAACTcaccagcagcaacagcagcagca gcacgaaCCCATCAGTTTCGGCATCGACCAGATCCTCAACAGCTCGGAGCAGTCCCAGGGCGGATGCATGCTGCCCAACCGGACCGGAGAGCCCGAGTACGCCGCGCTGGCCGCCGCCTCCAACGCCGTCTACGGCAACGGCTACGGTGGTGTTTACAACCCGGCGTGTTCCATGGGCCTGGCCGGCTCCTACAATGTCAACATGAACATGAACGTCAGTATGAACATGAACGTCAACGTCAACTCGGCGGCGGGGGCGGCAGGGGCGGGGGCCGGCGGGGTGATCCGGGTGCCTGCGCACAGGCCcatgccgccgccaccgccccCGCCGCCCAACTCGGCTGCCGGCGGAGCCCACCAGACACCGCCCGGGCTCGGCATGGGGCCCATGGGTAATACCAATTTTACCTTCCCCTGGATGGAAAACAGTAGGAGGTTTGCCAAGGACAGACTAACAG GGGAGCAGGCAGAGGAGAGCCGAGCACGAGAGGCCGTGGGGGGGCCGGGAAACGGGGCTGCAGCAGCCGGGCCCCTCTGCCCTCTCCCCAAGGGGGACATCGGCAGGGTCCCTGTCTGGAGCACGGTGGAGACCTTAGCTAAATGCTATTACCCTGAGCTCGCGCACCTGCGAGACGGCAATGGCCTCCTTGCAGACTATTCTTTCCCAAAGGGGGCTTGCCCAG CTGCCCTGTCGCCCTTCTCCGTGACCCGTCGCATTGGCCACCCATACCAGAACCGCACGCCACCCAAGAGGAAAAAGCCCCGCACGTCCTTCAGCCGGGTACAAATCTGCGAGCTGGAGAAACGCTTCCACCGGCAGAAGTACCTGGCGTCGGCCGAACGCGCCACCCTGGCCAAGGCCCTCAAGATGACAGACGCTCAAGTCAAGACGTGGTTTCAGAACAGGCGGACAAAATGGCG GAGACAGACGGCGGAGGAACGGGAGGCCGAGAGGCAGCAGGCCAACCGGCTCATGCTTCAGCTCCAGCAGGAAGCCTTCCAGAAGACCCTGAGCCAGCCCCTGCAGCCCGATCCGCTCTGCCTGCACAACTCTTCCCTGTACGCCTTGCAGAACCTGCAGCCCTGGGCGGATGACAATAAG CTGACGGTCTAA